In one Lolium rigidum isolate FL_2022 chromosome 3, APGP_CSIRO_Lrig_0.1, whole genome shotgun sequence genomic region, the following are encoded:
- the LOC124704026 gene encoding uncharacterized protein LOC124704026 isoform X2: protein MVIYNSSQAAPSMFPLGSTQLHWTMVRLTRLLVLVETKISGTLGRAEHEKSKAAVDFLSLAELWEHFAESGAYGLAVLVRLLGHVLPLRHPAIHSHQPHHLQEENGSETYSFTQLETCQLIVYTTRFFLFFHISSLIIRRRIILV, encoded by the exons ATGGTCATCTACAACAGCAG TCAGGCAGCACCTAGCATGTTCCCTTTGGGGTCTACCCAGCTGCATTGGACAATGGTACGCCTTACACGACTGCTGGTGCTGGTGGAAACAAAGATTTCAG GAACGCTTGGACGGGCCGAACACGAGAAGAGCAAAGCCGCGGTGGACTTCTTGTCGTTGGCTGAGCTGTGGGAGCACTTTGCTGAGAGCGGAGCCTACGGCCTCGCCGTGCTCGTCCGCCTCCTCGGCCACGTCCTACCTCTCCGCCATCCAGCTATACACAGCCACCAGCCTCACCATCTCCAG GAGGAGAATGGGAGTGAAACGTATTCCTTCACTCAATTAGAAACTTGTCAGCTTATCGTGTATACAACTCGATTCTTTTTATTCTTTCATATTTCTTCGCTTATCATTCGTAGGCGGATTATTCTTGTTTGA
- the LOC124704025 gene encoding putative UDP-rhamnose:rhamnosyltransferase 1 isoform X1 → MDNSSSSSSPLHVVICPWLAFGHLLPCLDLAERLASRGHLVSFVSTPRNIARLPPVRPAVAPLVEFVALPLPHVEGLPEGAESTNDVPYEKFELHRKAFDGLAAPFSEFMGAACAEGAKKPDWIIVDVFHHWASASAIEHKVERRKLARTLRESGMSIAERVSLTLQRCNLVVIRSCLEWEPESFPQLATLGGKPVVPLGLLPPSPEGGRGVSKDGEDATVRWLDAQLAKSVVYVALGSEVPLRTEQVHELALGLELAGTRFFWALRKPSGVPDVDVLPSGFEERTRGRGLVVTGWVPQISVLAHGAVAAFLTHCGWNSTIEGLLFGHPLIMLPIFGDQGPNARLMEARKVGVQVPRNENDGSFHRDGVAAAVQAVAVEDESRRIFVGNAKRMQEIVADSECHERCIDDFIQKLRSYQE, encoded by the exons ATGGACAACAGctcatcctcttcctcgccgctgcACGTCGTGATCTGCCCGTGGCTCGCCTTCGGCCACCTGCTGCCCTGCCTCGACCTCGCCGAGCGCCTCGCGTCGCGGGGCCACCTCGTGTCCTTCGTCTCCACGCCGCGCAACATCGCGCGCCTCCCGCCTGTCCGGCCAGCCGTGGCGCCGCTAGTCGAGTTCGTGGCGCTGCCACTCCCGCACGTCGAAGGGCTCCCCGAAGGCGCCGAGTCCACCAACGACGTCCCGTACGAGAAGTTCGAGCTCCACCGCAAGGCCTTCGACGGCCTCGCCGCGCCATTCTCGGAGTTCATGGGCGCCGCGTGCGCCGAGGGTGCCAAGAAACCGGACTGGATCATCGTCGATGTCTTTCACCACTGGGCTTCCGCCTCCGCCATTGAGCACAAG GTGGAGAGGAGAAAGTTGGCGAGAACACTGCGCGAGTCAGGGATGTCCATCGCCGAGCGTGTCTCCTTGACGCTCCAGAGGTGCAACCTCGTCGTCATCCGGAGCTGCCTCGAGTGGGAGCCGGAGAGCTTCCCTCAACTGGCGACGCTCGGCGGTAAGCCGGTCGTCCCCCTCGGCCTCCTGCCGCCGTCACCGGAGGGAGGCCGCGGCGTCAGCAAGGACGGGGAGGACGCCACCGTGCGTTGGCTCGACGCGCAGCTGGCCAAGTCGGTCGTGTACGTGGCCCTAGGAAGCGAGGTGCCCCTGCGCACGGAGCAGGTGCACGAGCTGGCCCTCGGACTGGAGCTCGCCGGGACGCGCTTCTTCTGGGCTCTACGAAagcccagcggcgtgccggacgTCGACGTCCTCCCTTCGGGGTTCGAGGAGCGCACACGCGGCCGTGGCCTCGTCGTGACCGGATGGGTTCCGCAGATCAGCGTGCTGGCGCACGGCGCCGTGGCCGCGTTCCTGACGCACTGTGGTTGGAACTCGACCATCGAGGGGCTCCTGTTCGGGCACCCTCTCATCATGCTGCCCATCTTCGGCGATCAAGGACCCAACGCGCGTCTGATGGAGGCAAGAAAGGTCGGAGTGCAGGTGCCAAGAAACGAAAACGATGGTTCGTTCCATCGAGACGGCGTCGCGGCCGCAGTTCAGGCCGTCGCGGTGGAGGACGAAAGCAGGAGGATCTTCGTGGGCAACGCCAAGAGGATGCAGGAGATAGTGGCTGATAGCGAATGCCATGAGAGATGCATCGATGATTTTATTCAGAAGCTTAGATCTTACCAAGAGTGA
- the LOC124697193 gene encoding UDP-glycosyltransferase 91D2-like, which yields MEVGTRKHDARDPCPFEVHAMQQVGVREDDPLDEVFAASSFSPSALRASGVPDADVLPSGFEERTRDRGLVVTGWVPQISVLAHGAVAAFLTHCGWNSTIEGLLFGHPLIMLPIFGDQGPNARLMEARKVGVQVPRNENDGSFNRDGVAAAVQAVAVEDESRRIFVGNAKKMQEIVADSECHERCIDDFIQKLRSYQE from the exons ATGGAGGTCGGCACCAGAAAGCACGACGCCCGCGACCCATGCCCCTTCGAGGTCCACGCGATGCAGCAAGTCGGCGTACGCGAGGACGACCCCCTCGACGAGGTCTTTGCGGCCTCGTCTTTCTCGCCGTCGGCGCTTCGG GCCAGCGGCGTGCCGGACGCCGACGTCCTTCCTTCCGGGTTCGAGGAGCGCACGCGCGACCGTGGCCTCGTGGTGACCGGGTGGGTTCCGCAGATCAGCGTGCTGGCGCACGGCGCCGTGGCCGCGTTCCTGACGCACTGTGGTTGGAACTCGACCATCGAGGGGCTCCTGTTCGGCCACCCTCTCATCATGCTGCCCATCTTCGGCGATCAAGGACCCAACGCGCGTCTGATGGAGGCAAGAAAGGTCGGAGTGCAGGTGCCAAGAAACGAAAACGATGGTTCGTTCAATCGAGACGGCGTCGCGGCCGCAGTTCAGGCCGTCGCGGTGGAGGACGAAAGCAGGAGGATCTTCGTGGGCAACGCCAAGAAGATGCAGGAGATAGTGGCCGATAGCGAATGCCATGAGAGATGCATCGATGATTTTATTCAGAAGCTTAGATCTTACCAAGAGTGA
- the LOC124704026 gene encoding uncharacterized protein LOC124704026 isoform X5: MFPLGSTQLHWTMVRLTRLLVLVETKISGTLGRAEHEKSKAAVDFLSLAELWEHFAESGAYGLAVLVRLLGHVLPLRHPAIHSHQPHHLQEENGSETYSFTQLETCQLIVYTTRFFLFFHISSLIIRRRIILV, from the exons ATGTTCCCTTTGGGGTCTACCCAGCTGCATTGGACAATGGTACGCCTTACACGACTGCTGGTGCTGGTGGAAACAAAGATTTCAG GAACGCTTGGACGGGCCGAACACGAGAAGAGCAAAGCCGCGGTGGACTTCTTGTCGTTGGCTGAGCTGTGGGAGCACTTTGCTGAGAGCGGAGCCTACGGCCTCGCCGTGCTCGTCCGCCTCCTCGGCCACGTCCTACCTCTCCGCCATCCAGCTATACACAGCCACCAGCCTCACCATCTCCAG GAGGAGAATGGGAGTGAAACGTATTCCTTCACTCAATTAGAAACTTGTCAGCTTATCGTGTATACAACTCGATTCTTTTTATTCTTTCATATTTCTTCGCTTATCATTCGTAGGCGGATTATTCTTGTTTGA
- the LOC124704026 gene encoding uncharacterized protein LOC124704026 isoform X4 has protein sequence MVIYNSRQHLACSLWGLPSCIGQWYALHDCWCWWKQRFQIGDLADPPSISTVRCKRKRGKEDQLTYLLERLDGPNTRRAKPRWTSCRWLSCGSTLLRAEPTASPCSSASSATSYLSAIQLYTATSLTISRRRMGVKRIPSLN, from the exons ATGGTCATCTACAACAGCAG GCAGCACCTAGCATGTTCCCTTTGGGGTCTACCCAGCTGCATTGGACAATGGTACGCCTTACACGACTGCTGGTGCTGGTGGAAACAAAGATTTCAG ATTGGCGATCttgcggatccgccttccatttctaccGTGCGATGCAAAAGGAAGAGAGGAAAAGAAGATCAGCTAACCTATTTACTA GAACGCTTGGACGGGCCGAACACGAGAAGAGCAAAGCCGCGGTGGACTTCTTGTCGTTGGCTGAGCTGTGGGAGCACTTTGCTGAGAGCGGAGCCTACGGCCTCGCCGTGCTCGTCCGCCTCCTCGGCCACGTCCTACCTCTCCGCCATCCAGCTATACACAGCCACCAGCCTCACCATCTCCAG GAGGAGAATGGGAGTGAAACGTATTCCTTCACTCAATTAG
- the LOC124704026 gene encoding uncharacterized protein LOC124704026 isoform X1 has protein sequence MVIYNSSQAAPSMFPLGSTQLHWTMVRLTRLLVLVETKISDWRSCGSAFHFYRAMQKEERKRRSANLFTRTLGRAEHEKSKAAVDFLSLAELWEHFAESGAYGLAVLVRLLGHVLPLRHPAIHSHQPHHLQEENGSETYSFTQLETCQLIVYTTRFFLFFHISSLIIRRRIILV, from the exons ATGGTCATCTACAACAGCAG TCAGGCAGCACCTAGCATGTTCCCTTTGGGGTCTACCCAGCTGCATTGGACAATGGTACGCCTTACACGACTGCTGGTGCTGGTGGAAACAAAGATTTCAG ATTGGCGATCttgcggatccgccttccatttctaccGTGCGATGCAAAAGGAAGAGAGGAAAAGAAGATCAGCTAACCTATTTACTA GAACGCTTGGACGGGCCGAACACGAGAAGAGCAAAGCCGCGGTGGACTTCTTGTCGTTGGCTGAGCTGTGGGAGCACTTTGCTGAGAGCGGAGCCTACGGCCTCGCCGTGCTCGTCCGCCTCCTCGGCCACGTCCTACCTCTCCGCCATCCAGCTATACACAGCCACCAGCCTCACCATCTCCAG GAGGAGAATGGGAGTGAAACGTATTCCTTCACTCAATTAGAAACTTGTCAGCTTATCGTGTATACAACTCGATTCTTTTTATTCTTTCATATTTCTTCGCTTATCATTCGTAGGCGGATTATTCTTGTTTGA
- the LOC124704026 gene encoding uncharacterized protein LOC124704026 isoform X3, with protein sequence MVIYNSSQAAPSMFPLGSTQLHWTMVRLTRLLVLVETKISDWRSCGSAFHFYRAMQKEERKRRSANLFTRTLGRAEHEKSKAAVDFLSLAELWEHFAESGAYGLAVLVRLLGHVLPLRHPAIHSHQPHHLQIPVAAVYGSAST encoded by the exons ATGGTCATCTACAACAGCAG TCAGGCAGCACCTAGCATGTTCCCTTTGGGGTCTACCCAGCTGCATTGGACAATGGTACGCCTTACACGACTGCTGGTGCTGGTGGAAACAAAGATTTCAG ATTGGCGATCttgcggatccgccttccatttctaccGTGCGATGCAAAAGGAAGAGAGGAAAAGAAGATCAGCTAACCTATTTACTA GAACGCTTGGACGGGCCGAACACGAGAAGAGCAAAGCCGCGGTGGACTTCTTGTCGTTGGCTGAGCTGTGGGAGCACTTTGCTGAGAGCGGAGCCTACGGCCTCGCCGTGCTCGTCCGCCTCCTCGGCCACGTCCTACCTCTCCGCCATCCAGCTATACACAGCCACCAGCCTCACCATCTCCAG ATACCCGTGGCTGCGGTTTATGGCTCGGCATCAACATAG
- the LOC124704025 gene encoding putative UDP-rhamnose:rhamnosyltransferase 1 isoform X2, with protein MDNSSSSSSPLHVVICPWLAFGHLLPCLDLAERLASRGHLVSFVSTPRNIARLPPVRPAVAPLVEFVALPLPHVEGLPEGAESTNDVPYEKFELHRKAFDGLAAPFSEFMGAACAEGAKKPDWIIVDVFHHWASASAIEHKVPCAMLVLAAAGITATWAANVANGKQAASWGGEPEAGTPKFEVERRKLARTLRESGMSIAERVSLTLQRCNLVVIRSCLEWEPESFPQLATLGGKPVVPLGLLPPSPEGGRGVSKDGEDATVRWLDAQLAKSVVYVALGSEVPLRTEQVHELALGLELAGTRFFWALRKPSGVPDVDVLPSGFEERTRGRGLVVTGWVPQISVLAHGAVAAFLTHCGWNSTIEGLLFGHPLIMLPIFGDQGPNARLMEARKVGVQVPRNENDGSFHRDGVAAAVQAVAVEDESRRIFVGNAKRMQEIVADSECHERCIDDFIQKLRSYQE; from the exons ATGGACAACAGctcatcctcttcctcgccgctgcACGTCGTGATCTGCCCGTGGCTCGCCTTCGGCCACCTGCTGCCCTGCCTCGACCTCGCCGAGCGCCTCGCGTCGCGGGGCCACCTCGTGTCCTTCGTCTCCACGCCGCGCAACATCGCGCGCCTCCCGCCTGTCCGGCCAGCCGTGGCGCCGCTAGTCGAGTTCGTGGCGCTGCCACTCCCGCACGTCGAAGGGCTCCCCGAAGGCGCCGAGTCCACCAACGACGTCCCGTACGAGAAGTTCGAGCTCCACCGCAAGGCCTTCGACGGCCTCGCCGCGCCATTCTCGGAGTTCATGGGCGCCGCGTGCGCCGAGGGTGCCAAGAAACCGGACTGGATCATCGTCGATGTCTTTCACCACTGGGCTTCCGCCTCCGCCATTGAGCACAAG GTTCCTTGCGCGATGCTGGTCCTGGCCGCGGCAGGTATCACCGCCACCTGGGCCGCCAACGTGGCCAACGGCAAGCAAGCAGCGTCTTGGGGAGGAGAACCGGAAGCAGGGACGCCAAAGTTCGAGGTGGAGAGGAGAAAGTTGGCGAGAACACTGCGCGAGTCAGGGATGTCCATCGCCGAGCGTGTCTCCTTGACGCTCCAGAGGTGCAACCTCGTCGTCATCCGGAGCTGCCTCGAGTGGGAGCCGGAGAGCTTCCCTCAACTGGCGACGCTCGGCGGTAAGCCGGTCGTCCCCCTCGGCCTCCTGCCGCCGTCACCGGAGGGAGGCCGCGGCGTCAGCAAGGACGGGGAGGACGCCACCGTGCGTTGGCTCGACGCGCAGCTGGCCAAGTCGGTCGTGTACGTGGCCCTAGGAAGCGAGGTGCCCCTGCGCACGGAGCAGGTGCACGAGCTGGCCCTCGGACTGGAGCTCGCCGGGACGCGCTTCTTCTGGGCTCTACGAAagcccagcggcgtgccggacgTCGACGTCCTCCCTTCGGGGTTCGAGGAGCGCACACGCGGCCGTGGCCTCGTCGTGACCGGATGGGTTCCGCAGATCAGCGTGCTGGCGCACGGCGCCGTGGCCGCGTTCCTGACGCACTGTGGTTGGAACTCGACCATCGAGGGGCTCCTGTTCGGGCACCCTCTCATCATGCTGCCCATCTTCGGCGATCAAGGACCCAACGCGCGTCTGATGGAGGCAAGAAAGGTCGGAGTGCAGGTGCCAAGAAACGAAAACGATGGTTCGTTCCATCGAGACGGCGTCGCGGCCGCAGTTCAGGCCGTCGCGGTGGAGGACGAAAGCAGGAGGATCTTCGTGGGCAACGCCAAGAGGATGCAGGAGATAGTGGCTGATAGCGAATGCCATGAGAGATGCATCGATGATTTTATTCAGAAGCTTAGATCTTACCAAGAGTGA